One genomic window of Cricetulus griseus strain 17A/GY chromosome 3, alternate assembly CriGri-PICRH-1.0, whole genome shotgun sequence includes the following:
- the Rala gene encoding ras-related protein Ral-A translates to MAANKPKGQNSLALHKVIMVGSGGVGKSALTLQFMYDEFVEDYEPTKADSYRKKVVLDGEEVQIDILDTAGQEDYAAIRDNYFRSGEGFLCVFSITEMESFAATADFREQILRVKEDENVPFLLVGNKSDLEDKRQVSVEEAKNRADQWNVNYVETSAKTRANVDKVFFDLMREIRARKMEDSKEKNGKKKRKSLAKRIRERCCIL, encoded by the exons ATGGCTGCAAATAAACCCAAAGGTCAGAATTCTTTGGCCTTACACAAAGTCATCatggtgggcagtggtggtgtgggCAAGTCTGCCCTGACTCTACAGTTCATGTATGATGAG TTTGTAGAGGACTATGAACCTACCAAAGCAGACAGCTACAGGAAGAAGGTAGTGCTGGATGGGGAGGAGGTGCAGATCGACATCTTAGATACAGCTGGGCAGGAGGACTACGCTGCAATTAGGGACAACTATTTCCGAAGTGGGGAGGGGTTCCTCTGTGTCTTCTCTATCACAGAGATGGAATCCTTTGCAGCCACAGCTGACTTCAG GGAGCAGATTTTAAGAGTAAAAGAAGATGAGAATGTTCCATTTCTCCTGGTTGGTAACAAATCAGATTTGGAAGATAAAAGGCAGGTTTCTGTAGAAGAGGCAAAAAACAGAGCTGACCAGTGGAATGTTAACTACGTGGAGACATCTGCTAAAACTCGAGCCAATGTTGACAAG GTATTTTTTGATTTAATGAGGGAAATTCGAGCCAGAAAGATGGAAGACagcaaagaaaagaatggaaaaaagaagaggaaaagttTAGCCAAGAGAATCAGAGAAAGATGCTGCATTTTATAA